One region of Micromonospora ureilytica genomic DNA includes:
- a CDS encoding ester cyclase has product MTDVEAAARRFIADVWNARREESAYELVAEECPGLGGTGPEATLAWHRERRAAFPDLRYKIVDVVAAGERVAVHWRAAGTHVGQFGPVPPTGQVVSYSGATFLRFDAAGRIVEVWSCNELFQLLQQLGVEMLPPAVVSGPGA; this is encoded by the coding sequence ATGACGGATGTGGAGGCGGCGGCCCGGCGGTTCATCGCCGATGTGTGGAATGCCCGCCGGGAGGAGTCGGCGTACGAGCTGGTCGCCGAGGAGTGCCCGGGGCTGGGCGGCACCGGGCCGGAGGCGACGTTGGCCTGGCATCGTGAGCGCCGGGCGGCCTTCCCGGATCTCCGCTACAAGATCGTCGACGTGGTCGCGGCCGGCGAGCGGGTGGCCGTGCACTGGCGGGCCGCCGGCACCCACGTCGGGCAGTTCGGGCCGGTGCCGCCGACCGGGCAGGTGGTCAGCTACTCGGGGGCGACGTTCCTGCGCTTCGACGCGGCGGGCCGGATCGTCGAGGTGTGGAGCTGCAACGAGCTGTTCCAGTTGCTGCAACAACTCGGCGTCGAGATGCTCCCACCGGCCGTCGTCAGCGGACCCGGGGCGTGA
- a CDS encoding Uma2 family endonuclease: MTAALQSDYPPESEWTTDDLDALPEDGRRRELLDGVLLMSPSPTRTHQTIAMRLGTALDEDCPDGYDVTQAVEVRINRTRSFIPDVLITTSVAAAREPSKYEPHEVVLAIEIVSPSTRSMDRVLKPALYAQAGIPYYWRIETEGALEVVTYRIDAVNEVYTETGRWTKFVDTGEPFPINLPISRITPRVR, encoded by the coding sequence ATGACCGCCGCGCTGCAGAGCGACTACCCGCCCGAGAGCGAGTGGACGACTGACGACCTGGATGCGCTGCCCGAGGATGGCCGTCGCCGGGAACTGCTCGATGGAGTGCTGCTGATGTCCCCCTCCCCCACCCGTACCCACCAGACCATCGCGATGCGTCTTGGCACCGCGCTCGACGAAGACTGCCCCGACGGCTACGACGTGACCCAGGCGGTCGAGGTGCGGATCAACCGCACCCGCTCGTTCATCCCCGACGTGCTGATCACCACGTCGGTCGCCGCCGCCCGAGAGCCGTCGAAGTACGAGCCGCACGAGGTGGTGCTCGCCATCGAGATCGTCTCACCGAGCACCCGATCCATGGACCGGGTGTTGAAGCCGGCGCTGTACGCCCAGGCCGGCATCCCCTACTACTGGCGGATCGAGACGGAGGGCGCGCTGGAGGTGGTGACCTACCGGATCGACGCGGTGAACGAGGTCTACACCGAGACCGGGCGGTGGACGAAGTTCGTCGACACCGGCGAGCCCTTTCCGATCAATCTGCCGATCAGCCGGATCACGCCCCGGGTCCGCTGA
- a CDS encoding NuoI/complex I 23 kDa subunit family protein, translating into MSDPSERGDTSDRGLPGAGLVKGLAVTLKTMTSRSTTQQYPDVAPDLPPRSRGVIALSEENCTVCMLCARECPDWCIYIDSHKEEVVVPGAARPRQRNVLDKFDIDFSLCMYCGICIEVCPFDALYWSPEFEYAEYDIKDLLHDKDHLGQWMATVPPPPAHDPNGEPAKEETSAARKAAAARPAPSAIPPDADQDPAS; encoded by the coding sequence ATGAGCGACCCCAGCGAGCGCGGCGACACCAGCGACCGCGGCCTACCCGGCGCGGGCCTGGTGAAAGGGCTGGCGGTCACCCTCAAGACGATGACCAGCCGTTCGACCACCCAGCAGTACCCGGACGTGGCCCCCGACCTGCCGCCCCGCTCGCGTGGGGTGATCGCCCTGTCGGAGGAGAACTGCACGGTCTGCATGCTCTGCGCCCGTGAATGTCCGGACTGGTGCATCTACATCGACTCGCACAAGGAGGAGGTGGTGGTGCCCGGCGCCGCCCGCCCCCGCCAGCGCAACGTGCTCGACAAGTTCGACATCGACTTCTCGCTCTGCATGTACTGCGGCATCTGCATCGAGGTCTGCCCGTTCGACGCGCTCTACTGGTCACCGGAGTTCGAGTACGCCGAGTACGACATCAAGGACCTGCTGCACGACAAGGACCACCTCGGTCAGTGGATGGCCACCGTTCCGCCGCCGCCCGCGCACGACCCGAACGGCGAGCCGGCCAAGGAGGAGACGTCCGCAGCGCGCAAGGCGGCCGCCGCACGTCCCGCTCCGTCGGCGATACCTCCCGACGCCGACCAGGACCCGGCGTCGTGA
- a CDS encoding NADH-quinone oxidoreductase subunit J family protein, with protein MTGADVLLLALGAVAVGAGVLVVTTKHLVRAGLYLVVCLGALAGDFLVLSAELVAWVQVLIYVGAVVVLLLFAVMLTRAPIGASDDLDRPGWPAALIGGGAGLGLTALLVDAYRWSTVALPAAGTAERLGEQIFQSWVLPFEVLSVLLLSALVGAIVLSRPDIGRAAPQRDGTAGDLVDSEPGGLR; from the coding sequence GTGACCGGGGCGGATGTGCTGCTGCTCGCCCTCGGCGCGGTGGCGGTCGGCGCCGGCGTGCTGGTGGTGACCACGAAACACCTGGTCCGGGCCGGTCTCTACCTGGTGGTGTGCCTGGGCGCGTTGGCAGGTGACTTCCTGGTGCTCAGCGCCGAGTTGGTGGCCTGGGTGCAGGTGCTGATCTACGTGGGCGCGGTGGTGGTCCTGCTGCTGTTCGCGGTGATGCTGACCCGAGCGCCGATCGGCGCCTCCGACGACCTGGACCGGCCCGGTTGGCCGGCGGCTCTGATCGGTGGCGGCGCCGGGCTGGGGCTGACCGCCCTGCTTGTCGACGCGTACCGCTGGAGCACCGTCGCGCTGCCCGCCGCGGGCACCGCCGAGCGGCTGGGGGAGCAGATCTTCCAGTCCTGGGTGCTGCCGTTCGAGGTGCTCTCGGTGCTGCTGCTCTCCGCCCTGGTGGGCGCGATCGTGTTGTCCCGGCCGGACATCGGCCGAGCCGCCCCGCAACGCGACGGCACGGCAGGCGACCTGGTCGACAGCGAGCCCGGGGGGCTCCGGTGA
- the nuoK gene encoding NADH-quinone oxidoreductase subunit NuoK, with amino-acid sequence MRPVIPYVTAALLFGLGVYGVLRRRNAVLVLMSVELMLNAVNLILVTADTTARAVLPHSGQVFALFVIVLAAAEIGVGLAIVLQLYRLRATVAVDDVPLTEPSDPVGGREPAVLDSEVGR; translated from the coding sequence GTGAGGCCGGTCATCCCGTACGTCACCGCCGCGCTGCTGTTCGGCCTCGGCGTGTACGGCGTACTGCGTCGTCGCAACGCGGTGCTGGTGCTGATGTCGGTCGAGTTGATGCTCAACGCGGTCAACCTGATCCTGGTCACCGCGGACACCACCGCCCGCGCCGTGCTGCCGCACTCGGGGCAGGTCTTCGCCCTCTTCGTCATCGTTCTGGCCGCCGCCGAGATCGGGGTGGGGCTGGCGATCGTCCTTCAGCTCTACCGGCTGCGGGCGACAGTCGCCGTGGATGACGTGCCGTTGACCGAGCCGTCGGATCCCGTCGGCGGGCGCGAGCCGGCCGTCCTGGACTCGGAGGTGGGCCGGTGA
- a CDS encoding NADH-quinone oxidoreductase subunit 5 family protein, translating into MTGLLGALLPAVPLVAGLLGLLLPPAPRRDSASGGDRARTAAVTLGVAGAAGALALAVALLLTVDGPTETSSTWVDFGGLVVTLGVRLDGAAALVAVAVTAVALAVQVYSIGYLRRGPHDDVDVDHRYPPYAAQISLFTGAMLLVVVAGDLIMLLVGWEVMGLCSYLLIAHDRRLAGAPAAAMKAFLVTRVGDVGFLLGIALLGVSTGSFRIADVLAHDHSGATLTAAGLLLLAGVAGKSAQFPLHTWLPDAMAGPTPISALIHAATMVAAGVYAVARLYPLFTAAPVTLTVLGVLGAITLLLGALAATAQDDIKRVLAWSTVSQLGYMTGALAVGSPSAALFHLLTHAAFKALLFLAAGAVIHAVGTTLMSEMGGLRRSMPVTFWCTVVGLGALAGVPPLAGFWSKDGVLTVAESAALEGTGAAPSWVGWIVWVAGLVGVAVTAWYAGRLLLRAFFGAPRLPLVRPHDPPAVLRWPVLLLAVPAALLGLVGFVGAFTDRLRFPTVPVAGSEDGLVHLGPGVLLPLAFLLVGATLVTLGWRRDPAADPATALGPLRPVFARAFRLDDVQNTVVVRPVRALARAARTGDEVVVDGAVEGSGRAASGLGAGLAALHRAALPRAAAGVLAGALLIGLAAAVLGVIQ; encoded by the coding sequence GTGACCGGACTGCTCGGGGCGCTGCTGCCCGCCGTACCCCTGGTCGCCGGTCTGCTCGGTCTGCTGCTGCCGCCGGCCCCCCGGCGCGACAGCGCGTCCGGCGGCGACCGGGCCCGGACGGCCGCCGTGACGCTCGGTGTCGCCGGTGCGGCCGGTGCGTTGGCGCTGGCCGTCGCGCTGCTGCTCACTGTCGACGGGCCGACGGAGACGTCGAGCACCTGGGTCGACTTCGGCGGGCTGGTGGTGACCCTCGGCGTACGACTGGACGGCGCCGCCGCGCTGGTCGCGGTCGCGGTCACAGCGGTCGCCCTCGCCGTGCAGGTCTACTCGATCGGCTACCTGCGGCGTGGTCCCCATGACGACGTCGACGTGGACCACCGCTACCCGCCCTACGCCGCCCAGATCAGCCTCTTCACGGGCGCCATGCTGCTGGTGGTGGTCGCCGGCGACCTGATCATGCTGTTGGTCGGCTGGGAGGTGATGGGCCTCTGTTCGTACCTCCTGATCGCCCACGACCGCCGACTGGCCGGCGCCCCCGCCGCCGCCATGAAGGCGTTCCTGGTGACCCGGGTCGGTGACGTCGGGTTCCTGCTCGGCATCGCGCTGCTGGGCGTGTCGACGGGCAGCTTCCGGATCGCCGACGTGCTCGCCCACGACCACTCCGGCGCGACGTTGACCGCCGCCGGCCTGCTGCTGCTCGCCGGTGTGGCCGGCAAGAGCGCGCAGTTCCCGCTGCACACCTGGCTGCCGGACGCGATGGCCGGCCCGACCCCGATCTCCGCGTTGATCCACGCCGCGACGATGGTCGCCGCCGGGGTGTACGCCGTGGCCCGGCTCTACCCGCTGTTCACGGCCGCGCCTGTGACGTTGACCGTGCTGGGGGTGCTCGGCGCGATCACGCTGCTGCTCGGCGCGCTCGCCGCCACCGCCCAGGACGACATCAAACGGGTGCTGGCCTGGTCGACGGTGTCCCAACTGGGTTACATGACCGGCGCGCTGGCGGTCGGCTCACCGTCGGCAGCCCTGTTCCACCTGCTCACCCACGCCGCCTTCAAGGCGCTGCTGTTCCTCGCCGCCGGCGCGGTGATCCACGCCGTCGGCACCACACTGATGTCGGAGATGGGCGGGCTGCGGCGCAGCATGCCCGTGACGTTCTGGTGCACTGTGGTGGGCCTGGGCGCGCTGGCCGGGGTGCCGCCGCTGGCCGGTTTCTGGAGCAAGGACGGCGTACTGACTGTCGCCGAATCGGCCGCGCTGGAGGGCACCGGAGCGGCCCCGTCCTGGGTGGGTTGGATCGTCTGGGTCGCCGGGCTGGTCGGCGTGGCGGTCACCGCCTGGTACGCCGGTCGGCTGCTGCTGCGCGCCTTCTTCGGCGCTCCGCGCCTGCCCCTGGTTCGGCCACACGACCCGCCGGCGGTGCTGCGCTGGCCGGTGTTGCTGCTGGCCGTACCGGCCGCGCTGCTCGGTCTGGTCGGGTTCGTCGGGGCCTTCACCGACCGCCTGCGGTTCCCCACCGTCCCGGTGGCGGGCTCCGAGGACGGCCTGGTCCATCTGGGGCCGGGGGTGCTGCTGCCGCTCGCGTTCCTGCTGGTCGGCGCCACGCTGGTGACGCTGGGCTGGCGGCGCGACCCGGCCGCCGACCCGGCGACAGCGCTGGGTCCGCTGCGGCCGGTCTTCGCCCGCGCGTTCCGGCTCGACGACGTCCAGAACACAGTTGTGGTACGCCCCGTCCGCGCTCTGGCCCGCGCCGCGCGCACCGGTGACGAGGTGGTGGTGGACGGCGCGGTCGAGGGCAGCGGGCGAGCCGCGTCCGGTCTGGGCGCGGGGCTGGCCGCGCTGCACCGCGCGGCGCTGCCCCGAGCCGCCGCCGGCGTCCTGGCCGGCGCGCTGCTGATCGGCCTGGCCGCCGCAGTGCTTGGAGTTATCCAGTGA
- a CDS encoding complex I subunit 4 family protein, protein MSFGQVLLVAVLALPALGAVAVAATPRDRAARLVGTVAAALTLLAAVPLVFGGRGWVAWSAGAPAVRPWHQLDLPWVPGLELRFHLGVDGISWPLVVLTALLTLLCCAYTMWRVPDGGSGRALVALLLVVEVGILGTFLALDLVLFFLFFEVVLLPMYAIIAGWGGADRRRAARKFALYTLFGSVLLLVGVYVVVAAAGTADLVTLTGGAGMSRGTQLAAFTLLAVAFAVKSPLWPLHSWLPDAHTQAPTVGSVVLAGVLLKMGTYGLIRVAVGVAPEGARWAAPVLGVLAVAAILVGSLVCLAQSDVKRLIAYSSVGHMGFVLLGVATLTTVGIQAALIGNVAHGVITGLLFFLAGAVKDRTGTGTLAELSGLRETAPRLAGLLAFAAIASLGLPGLAGFWGEAFAVIAAVQVGGPLWTTLGVLAAVGGALTAAYFLRLLRQVTHNRPSPAVGQVGPGLAGAELTAWVPLVLLALAIGLAPTLVLGVAEAPVDALIGVVKP, encoded by the coding sequence ATGAGCTTCGGTCAGGTGTTGCTGGTTGCTGTGCTGGCGTTGCCGGCGCTGGGTGCGGTCGCGGTGGCGGCTACGCCCAGGGACCGGGCGGCCCGGCTGGTCGGCACTGTCGCGGCGGCGCTGACCCTGCTGGCCGCGGTGCCGCTGGTGTTCGGCGGTCGCGGTTGGGTCGCCTGGTCGGCCGGTGCGCCGGCGGTGCGCCCGTGGCACCAACTGGATCTGCCCTGGGTGCCCGGCCTGGAGTTGCGCTTCCACCTCGGCGTCGACGGCATCTCCTGGCCGCTTGTGGTGCTGACCGCGCTGCTCACGTTGCTCTGCTGCGCGTACACGATGTGGCGGGTCCCGGACGGCGGCAGCGGCCGGGCGCTCGTCGCGCTGCTGTTGGTGGTCGAGGTGGGCATCCTGGGCACCTTCCTCGCCCTGGACCTGGTGCTGTTCTTCCTCTTCTTCGAGGTCGTCCTGCTGCCGATGTACGCGATCATCGCCGGCTGGGGTGGCGCGGACCGGCGTCGGGCGGCCCGGAAGTTCGCGCTCTACACGCTGTTCGGGTCGGTGCTGCTGCTGGTCGGCGTGTACGTCGTGGTCGCCGCCGCCGGCACCGCCGACCTGGTGACGCTCACCGGTGGCGCGGGGATGTCCAGGGGCACCCAGTTGGCCGCGTTCACACTGCTCGCGGTGGCGTTCGCGGTGAAGAGCCCGCTGTGGCCGCTGCACTCCTGGCTGCCCGACGCGCACACCCAGGCCCCCACGGTGGGCAGTGTCGTGTTGGCCGGGGTGCTGCTGAAGATGGGCACCTACGGTCTGATCCGGGTCGCGGTGGGGGTGGCGCCGGAGGGGGCCCGTTGGGCGGCGCCGGTGCTCGGCGTGCTGGCCGTCGCCGCGATCCTGGTCGGTTCGCTGGTCTGTCTGGCTCAGTCGGACGTGAAGCGGCTGATCGCGTACTCCAGTGTGGGGCACATGGGCTTCGTGCTGCTGGGCGTCGCCACGCTGACCACCGTCGGCATCCAGGCGGCGTTGATCGGCAACGTCGCGCACGGGGTGATCACCGGCCTGCTGTTCTTCCTCGCCGGAGCGGTGAAGGACCGTACCGGCACGGGCACCCTCGCCGAGCTGTCCGGGCTGCGGGAGACCGCGCCCCGGTTGGCGGGTCTGCTCGCGTTCGCGGCGATCGCGTCGCTGGGTCTGCCCGGGTTGGCCGGCTTCTGGGGCGAGGCGTTCGCGGTGATCGCCGCCGTCCAGGTGGGCGGCCCGCTCTGGACCACCCTCGGGGTGCTGGCGGCGGTAGGCGGGGCGCTCACCGCCGCGTACTTCCTGCGGTTGCTGCGCCAGGTCACCCACAACCGGCCGAGCCCCGCCGTCGGGCAGGTTGGCCCCGGCCTGGCCGGTGCGGAGTTGACCGCGTGGGTGCCGCTGGTGCTGCTCGCGTTGGCCATCGGGCTGGCGCCGACGCTGGTCCTCGGCGTAGCCGAGGCCCCCGTCGACGCCCTGATCGGAGTGGTCAAACCATGA